In one window of Zingiber officinale cultivar Zhangliang chromosome 11A, Zo_v1.1, whole genome shotgun sequence DNA:
- the LOC122032085 gene encoding LRR receptor-like serine/threonine-protein kinase ER1 yields MAVRWGGLAVLVLLGGLSSVPGEASDGAVLLEIKKSFRNIGNILYDWTDAPSSDYCLWRGVACDNATFSVVALNLSGLNLDGEISPAIGNLKSLVSIDLKANRLSGQIPDEIGACSSLKTLDLSYNNIFGDIPFSISKLKQLENLILKNNQLVGPIPSTLSQIPNLKILDLAQNKLSGEIPRLIYWNEVLQYLGLRGNSLEGNLSPDMCQLTGLWYFDVKNNSLTGNIPESIGNCTSFQVLDLSYNQLTGEIPFNIGFLQVATLSLQGNKFTGPIPPVIGLMQALAVLDLSCNLLSGPIPPILGNLTYTEKLYLQGNKLTGSIPPELGNMTRLHYLELNDNQLTGYIPPELGSLTDLFDLNIANNNLEGPIPENLSSCVNLNSLNAHGNKLHGTIPRAFKKLESMTYLNLSSNRLKGSIPIELSKISNLDTLDISGNEMNGPIPPSIGGLEHLLKLNLSNNQISGNIPAEFGNLRSIEEIDLSKNYLSDTIPEELGLLQNLVTLNLENNNLSGGITTLTNCPGLIALNLSNNNLVGDVPTDYNFSRFSPESFIGNPGLCGYWLSSPCHFHPPHRAPFSKAAIWGCALGALLILLVVLVLACRPHRQTPFSDGSLQKPVNTISPKLVVLHMNMALHVYEDIMRMTENLSEKYIIGYGASSTVYKCVLKSCKPVAIKRLYSQHPHNLKEFETELETVGSIKHRNLVSLQGYSLSPFGNLLFYDYMENGSLWDILHGPTKKKKLDWDARLCIALGSAQGLAYLHHDCSPRIIHRDVKSSNILLDKDYEPHLTDFGIAKSLCISKTHTSTYVMGTIGYIDPEYARTSRLNEKSDVYSFGIVLLELLTGRKAVDNESNLHQLILCKASSNAVMETVDPDVSSTCKDLGDVKKVFQLALLCTKRQPSDRPTMHEVSRVLGCLVQPDPTPKQAAQLPLPQVPSYVDEYANLKTQNALSCVTSQSTSDAQLFLKFGEVISQNSI; encoded by the exons ATGGCTGTGCGGTGGGGCGGGCTCGCTGTCTTGGTCCTGCTCGGGGGTTTGAGCTCCGTACCCGGGGAAGCAAGCGACG GTGCCGTATTACTGGAGATCAAGAAGTCATTCCGTAATATAGGCAATATATTGTATGATTGGACGGATGCTCCATCTTCTGACTATTGTTTGTGGCGAGGGGTCGCCTGTGACAATGCAACATTTAGTGTTGTGGCACT TAATCTATCTGGCTTGAATCTTGACGGGGAAATATCTCCTGCTATTGGAAACCTGAAGAGCCTTGTTTCTAT TGATCTGAAGGCAAATCGATTGTCTGGACAAATTCCAGATGAGATTGGTGCTTGTTCTTCATTGAAAACATT AGACTTGTCTTACAACAACATCTTCGGGGACATCCCTTTTTCGATATCAAAACTGAAGCAATTGGAGAACTT GATATTGAAGAACAATCAATTGGTTGGACCTATTCCATCAACTTTGTCGCAAATTCCAAACTTGAAGATATT GGACCTAGCTCAAAATAAATTGAGTGGCGAAATACCAAGGCTTATCTACTGGAATGAAGTGTTACAGTACTT GGGGCTCCGCGGTAATAGCTTGGAAGGAAATTTGTCCCCTGATATGTGTCAGTTGACTGGGTTGTGGTACTT TGATGTGAAGAACAACAGCTTGACTGGAAATATCCCGGAGAGCATTGGAAATTGCACCAGTTTTCAGGTTTT GGATTTGTCATACAATCAGCTTACTGGAGAAATTCCATTTAATATTGGCTTTTTGCAAGTTGCTACACT ATCTTTGCAAGGGAACAAATTTACTGGACCCATTCCACCTGTGATTGGTTTGATGCAAGCTCTTGCCGTACT AGATTTGAGTTGCAATCTTCTTAGTGGACCAATTCCTCCTATTTTGGGTAACTTGACCTATACTGAGAAACT GTATCTGCAAGGTAACAAGTTGACTGGGTCAATCCCACCGGAGCTTGGTAACATGACAAGGCTTCACTACCT GGAGCTGAATGATAATCAGCTCACTGGTTACATTCCACCTGAGCTTGGAAGCCTCACTGATTTGTTTGACTT GAATATTGCAAACAACAATCTGGAGGGACCTATTCCTGAAAATTTGAGTTCATGCGTGAATCTAAATAGTTT AAATGCACACGGCAATAAACTACATGGAACCATTCCCCGAGCATTTAAGAAACTAGAGAGCATGACTTATCT GAACCTCTCATCAAACAGATTAAAGGGATCTATACCCATTGAATTGTCAAAAATCAGTAATTTGGACACTCT AGACATATCGGGCAATGAGATGAATGGTCCCATACCTCCCTCTATTGGTGGTTTAGAACACCTTCTGAAATT GAATTTGAGCAACAACCAAATTTCTGGTAACATACCTGCTGAATTCGGAAACTTGAGGAGTATTGAGGAGAT TGATTTGTCAAAAAACTACTTGTCCGATACGATTCCTGAGGAACTTGGACTGCTTCAGAATCTGGTCACACT GAATTTGGAAAACAACAATTTGTCTGGTGGTATCACAACTCTCACTAACTGCCCAGGTCTCATCGCCCT GAATCTGTCCAATAATAATTTAGTTGGTGATGTTCCCACAGATTACAACTTCTCCCGATTTTCTCCCGAAAG TTTTATAGGAAATCCTGGTCTTTGTGGCTATTGGCTAAGCTCTCCTTGCCACTTCCATCCACCACATAGAG CTCCATTCTCAAAAGCTGCCATTTGGGGCTGTGCCTTGGGAGCTTTGTTAATCCTTTTGGTGGTCTTAGTCCTCGCCTGTCGGCCACACAGACAAACTCCATTTTCAGATGGCTCACTACAAAAACCAG TCAATACTATTTCTCCAAAGCTGGTGGTCCTTCACATGAATATGGCTCTTCATGTGTATGAGGATATTATGAGAATGACAGAAAACCTCAGTGAGAAATATATTATTGGTTATGGTGCATCAAGCACAGTATACAAGTGTGTTCTGAAGAGCTGCAAGCCAGTAGCTATCAAGAGATTGTATTCTCAGCATCCCCACAACTTGAAGGAATTCGAAACCGAACTCGAGACGGTGGGGAGTATCAAGCATAGAAATCTGGTCAGCCTCCAAGGATACTCCTTGTCCCCCTTCGGCAACCTCCTCTTTTATGATTACATGGAGAATGGCAGCCTATGGGATATCCTACATG GTCCTACAAAGAAGAAAAAGCTGGATTGGGATGCACGGCTTTGTATCGCCCTTGGTTCGGCGCAAGGCCTGGCTTACCTCCACCACGACTGTAGCCCTCGAATCATACATCGAGATGTCAAGTCGTCGAACATACTCCTGGACAAAGATTATGAACCTCATCTCACAGATTTTGGCATTGCAAAGAGTCTTTGCATCTCCAAGACTCACACGTCCACCTATGTGATGGGCACAATCGGATACATTGATCCGGAGTATGCTCGGACGTCTAGATTGAACGAGAAATCTGATGTTTATAGCTTCGGCATTGTTCTACTCGAGCTTCTGACCGGGAGGAAGGCTGTCGACAATGAGTCTAATCTTCATCAGTTG ATTTTGTGCAAGGCCTCTAGCAATGCTGTCATGGAGACGGTAGATCCGGACGTCTCCTCCACATGCAAAGATCTCGGGGACGTGAAGAAGGTTTTTCAACTGGCACTCCTCTGCACCAAAAGGCAACCCTCAGACCGGCCGACGATGCACGAGGTGAGCCGCGTGCTCGGATGTCTTGTGCAGCCAGATCCAACCCCAAAGCAGGCAGCTCAACTGCCGCTGCCGCAAGTGCCCAGCTACGTCGATGAGTATGCTAACCTCAAGACACAGAACGCCCTCAGCTGTGTTACCTCACAGAGCACGTCCGACGCGCAGCTCTTCCTCAAGTTCGGCGAGGTGATATCGCAAAATTCCATTTAA
- the LOC122032713 gene encoding transcription factor MYB1-like — MVRMPCCSKEGLNRGAWSPREDKILSDYIKAHGEGKWRDLPKNAGLKRCGKSCRLRWLNYLRPDIKRGNITEDEENLIVKLHALLGNRWSLIAGRLPGRTDNEIKNYWNTNLSKKTMPRVCDRRRLNSKENKEADKLDPVNEQPSHRVIRTKAVRCTKVYNLAKDDNCSSSKLIACNDEIRPSCPLMLPDDQDIDPSGFLEDFDMEGFMSDFQDDSFLQYCIDGNSGDDRVDGDWNMMMAGELARDRAAG, encoded by the exons CAGAGGAGCATGGTCTCCTCGGGAAGACAAGATTCTCAGCGACTACATCAAAGCTCATGGCGAAGGCAAATGGAGAGACCTCCCTAAAAACGCAG GGTTGAAGCGGTGTGGCAAGAGTTGCAGACTCCGGTGGCTGAATTACTTGAGGCCGGACATTAAGAGAGGTAACATCACTGAAGACGAAGAGAACCTAATTGTCAAGCTCCACGCACTCCTTGGAAATCG ATGGTCGCTGATTGCCGGTAGGTTGCCTGGGCGAACAGACAATGAAATCAAGAACTACTGGAACACGAATTTAAGCAAGAAAACGATGCCTCGGGTATGCGACAGAAGGCGCTTGAACTCGAAGGAAAATAAGGAGGCTGACAAATTGGATCCGGTGAACGAGCAACCGAGTCATCGAGTGATTCGAACCAAGGCCGTAAGGTGCACCAAGGTGTATAATTTGGCGAAGGACGACAACTGCTCTAGCTCTAAGCTAATTGCTTGTAATGATGAGATCAGGCCGTCGTGCCCATTGATGCTGCCTGATGATCAGGATATCGATCCGTCCGGTTTCTTGGAAGACTTTGACATGGAAGGATTCATGTCGGATTTTCAAGATGATAGTTTCTTGCAATATTGCATCGATGGCAATAGCGGAGATGATCGTGTCGACGGCGACTGGAACATGATGATGGCCGGAGAGCTTGCACGGGATCGTGCAGCTGGTTGA